One genomic segment of Methanothermobacter wolfeii includes these proteins:
- a CDS encoding DUF63 family protein, with the protein MISGVMKFLEDNFFYLHPGYTPLNTLVFGLTVGLIVLIIMKMFRWLDKDPGDLFAPLIPFIFLGSCARALVDNGVYPLTHLLVTPGIYILVGLAAILTLIASVKVEEKFGWDYRRTIFTAGTILSIPNIISIPGINPAPFLTVTGVWLLFSTMFRALSIKWGFLREDFNLPVLYAHIFDASSTFVAVDLYGYTEQHVLPSALTGITGTALVMFPLKIAVIMTALYIIDAYVPERRDASTLKLVIFILGLAPGLRNFLSLSMAV; encoded by the coding sequence ATGATATCAGGGGTCATGAAATTCCTTGAGGACAACTTCTTCTACCTCCACCCTGGATACACACCCCTGAACACCCTTGTATTTGGTCTTACAGTTGGACTCATAGTTCTCATCATCATGAAGATGTTCAGGTGGCTTGACAAGGATCCCGGGGATCTTTTCGCGCCCCTAATCCCCTTCATATTCTTGGGGTCATGTGCAAGGGCCCTTGTTGATAACGGCGTCTACCCCCTGACGCACCTCCTGGTGACACCTGGCATCTACATCCTCGTAGGCCTGGCAGCCATACTGACGCTTATAGCCTCTGTCAAGGTTGAGGAGAAGTTCGGATGGGACTACAGGAGGACTATATTTACCGCCGGCACCATCCTTTCCATACCCAACATTATAAGCATCCCTGGAATAAACCCGGCACCCTTCCTGACCGTTACAGGGGTATGGCTTCTCTTTTCAACAATGTTCAGGGCACTGAGCATTAAATGGGGGTTTCTAAGGGAGGATTTCAACCTGCCTGTCCTTTATGCCCATATCTTTGATGCTTCATCCACTTTCGTGGCTGTTGACCTCTATGGCTACACCGAGCAGCATGTACTGCCATCGGCCCTCACCGGCATTACAGGAACGGCCCTTGTGATGTTCCCCCTTAAAATTGCAGTGATAATGACGGCACTCTACATCATAGATGCATACGTTCCTGAGAGGAGGGACGCCAGCACACTGAAACTTGTCATATTCATCCTGGGCCTTGCACCGGGGTTGAGGAACTTCCTCAGCCTCAGCATGGCTGTCTGA
- a CDS encoding nitrogenase component 1 — protein MEPVSTCKLFGAVRAAAAMKNTLPVIHGPRGCGYHIRYLLTARGGKRIRIASTELVEEDVVFGASDKLRRTLMNADETHNPDLMVVMSSCATSIIGEDIRRVAEESAGDLGSEVITVSAGGFESTQGEGYEEVMTALIEKFCLEGEPPREPGVNIIGEFRGGPDLRHITGSLEMMGVSVNCVLTAGCTLDDVRRIPSAHLNLSFCDVSGIGPCRLLEEKFGIPFHHHPFPMGLSNSREFYAGILRYFSIDYPLEEAYHDFMDALMDRAAELKGLRAAIVSGPTRAAALAGLLSELGMEVALVSMDMIGEYTLENLGRVPGFRSRVLVGTDVSDVEDALRDAEPDVIVGGLAETCLSEGLRMPLVDVMHGSVLTAGFQGALNVADKIRDAVSCSRG, from the coding sequence ATGGAACCGGTATCAACGTGCAAACTCTTCGGAGCCGTGAGGGCTGCGGCGGCAATGAAGAATACACTCCCTGTAATCCACGGTCCAAGGGGCTGCGGCTACCACATAAGGTACCTCCTGACTGCAAGGGGCGGCAAGAGGATAAGGATTGCATCAACAGAACTTGTTGAGGAAGATGTGGTCTTCGGGGCCTCAGATAAACTCAGGAGGACCCTCATGAACGCTGATGAAACCCACAACCCTGACCTCATGGTTGTCATGAGCTCCTGTGCAACGAGTATCATAGGAGAGGATATAAGGAGGGTTGCGGAGGAATCAGCAGGGGACCTGGGATCCGAAGTCATAACAGTAAGTGCAGGGGGCTTTGAATCAACACAGGGGGAGGGCTATGAGGAGGTGATGACAGCCCTCATCGAGAAGTTCTGCCTGGAAGGGGAGCCCCCCAGGGAACCCGGGGTTAACATTATAGGAGAGTTCCGCGGGGGCCCGGACCTGAGACACATAACCGGATCCCTGGAGATGATGGGTGTTTCAGTAAACTGCGTCCTCACCGCAGGGTGCACACTGGATGATGTGAGGAGGATACCATCTGCCCATCTGAACCTTTCCTTCTGCGACGTCTCGGGTATAGGACCATGCCGATTACTTGAGGAGAAGTTCGGGATCCCCTTCCACCACCATCCATTCCCCATGGGACTTTCAAATTCAAGGGAATTCTATGCCGGCATCCTCAGGTACTTCAGCATAGATTATCCCCTGGAGGAGGCCTACCATGATTTCATGGACGCCCTCATGGACAGGGCCGCTGAGCTTAAGGGCCTGAGGGCAGCCATTGTCTCAGGACCGACAAGGGCTGCTGCACTTGCAGGACTGTTATCAGAGCTTGGAATGGAAGTTGCGCTTGTTTCAATGGACATGATAGGTGAGTACACCCTGGAAAACCTTGGCCGTGTCCCCGGGTTCAGGTCACGGGTCCTTGTAGGCACGGATGTCTCAGATGTTGAGGATGCCCTCAGGGATGCTGAGCCAGATGTAATTGTAGGGGGCCTCGCCGAGACCTGTCTCTCAGAGGGCCTCAGGATGCCCCTTGTTGACGTGATGCATGGATCAGTACTCACGGCAGGCTTCCAGGGAGCCCTTAACGTGGCAGATAAAATCAGGGATGCGGTTTCATGTTCCAGGGGATGA
- a CDS encoding ABC transporter permease translates to MEMKKVMWMLKKDLIVLWRHKPRLISLILFPILMITLFGYGLGGTLENIPVVIVEQSSGPLTDQTVAAMKNMNLYDIKDILKDPDTARDMVDTGQVKAAIILPPNYDSMSEEPTVVMYLDSSDQLASQALVPATQALFSRLSGQLAIEKMQGGGMNPAAGSASGPGESFQSMVNAINLQIDRIYGDIKYMDFLVPAVLAMTIMFSCMFGMGQSIAGERERGELARLFMTPTSVSTVVGGKIISKLVIESGRAFLLLLVAIALFGITINGSMLLTVLLLILTALCFVGFGIMISARVATQEDYMQMVMPFAMPMMFVSGVFYPIETMPWIFQKIAYIVPLTYANDALRSVMLRGAGVGSIWVDILVLAGFTLLFFSMGVTRFNRDI, encoded by the coding sequence ATGGAAATGAAAAAGGTAATGTGGATGCTTAAAAAGGACCTGATAGTCCTCTGGAGGCACAAACCCCGCCTTATCTCCCTTATCCTGTTCCCGATACTCATGATAACCCTTTTCGGGTACGGGCTTGGAGGGACACTGGAGAACATCCCTGTGGTGATTGTTGAACAGAGCAGCGGCCCCCTGACAGACCAGACGGTCGCTGCCATGAAGAACATGAACCTCTACGATATAAAGGATATTCTGAAGGATCCTGACACTGCAAGGGACATGGTGGACACGGGTCAGGTGAAGGCCGCCATAATACTCCCTCCAAACTATGACAGCATGAGTGAAGAGCCGACTGTTGTAATGTACCTCGACTCCTCGGATCAGCTGGCCAGTCAGGCCCTGGTACCCGCAACCCAGGCCCTCTTCAGCAGGCTTTCAGGACAGCTAGCCATTGAAAAAATGCAGGGCGGCGGCATGAACCCTGCAGCTGGAAGTGCTTCAGGACCCGGAGAGAGTTTCCAGAGTATGGTGAATGCTATAAACCTCCAGATAGACAGGATATACGGGGATATCAAGTACATGGACTTCCTTGTGCCTGCTGTCCTTGCAATGACCATAATGTTCTCATGCATGTTTGGAATGGGCCAGTCCATTGCAGGTGAGAGGGAGAGGGGTGAACTTGCAAGACTGTTCATGACCCCAACAAGTGTTTCAACGGTTGTTGGCGGGAAGATAATCTCAAAACTGGTAATAGAAAGTGGAAGGGCGTTTCTACTCCTCCTTGTTGCCATAGCCCTCTTCGGGATCACCATAAATGGCAGCATGCTCCTCACAGTACTCCTCCTTATACTAACAGCCCTCTGCTTTGTTGGCTTCGGGATAATGATATCGGCGAGGGTGGCGACCCAGGAGGACTACATGCAGATGGTGATGCCCTTCGCCATGCCCATGATGTTTGTATCAGGGGTATTCTATCCCATAGAAACAATGCCATGGATATTCCAGAAGATTGCCTACATCGTACCCCTCACCTATGCAAATGACGCCCTCCGTTCAGTCATGCTCAGGGGGGCCGGTGTCGGCAGCATATGGGTGGATATCCTTGTACTTGCAGGTTTCACGCTCCTCTTCTTTTCAATGGGAGTTACAAGATTCAATAGAGATATTTAG
- a CDS encoding flavodoxin domain-containing protein: protein MLRTLIVYKGVYGSTEEIARKLGMILGPSRCCTPEEFRDEYREFEFIIMGSGVYRGKLHPEITDFIRDKPWIAEKPVALFSVSLSMEDGARALREAEELMGIR from the coding sequence ATGTTAAGGACCCTTATAGTCTATAAAGGCGTGTATGGCTCAACAGAAGAGATAGCCAGGAAGCTCGGGATGATACTGGGCCCATCGAGGTGCTGCACCCCCGAAGAGTTCAGGGATGAGTACAGGGAATTTGAATTCATCATCATGGGCTCCGGGGTATACAGGGGAAAACTGCATCCCGAGATAACTGATTTTATCAGGGACAAACCCTGGATCGCTGAAAAGCCTGTGGCCCTCTTCTCGGTCTCACTGAGCATGGAGGATGGGGCCAGAGCCCTCAGAGAAGCTGAGGAACTCATGGGGATCCGCTGA
- a CDS encoding DUF1786 domain-containing protein — protein MKILAVDVGVGTQDIMYHDTGIDRIENSIKMVMPSPTRILADKLRNIDEDVFIEGQTMGGGPVSSAIREHIEKGHRVVMTEEAARTIRDDLERVRSRGIEISPENRDDLRTVHFTDVNLDAITGALACFDVSAEFDILGVAVQDHGAGGDMGDRNFRFMKIRERLSEPLKPEEFSYYGDVPAHFTRMKSIQDAVDQPVLIMDSKFASVAGALSDPLFDPKKPAVIVDAGNGHTLAASIMDGRIHGVMEHHTRMLTRDKLEDFINRLAAGELTHREIHADGGHGAHVLGGVGEPEMVITAGPQRHILDETSLNTHHAAPAGDVMMTGPVGLIRSILYRVES, from the coding sequence ATGAAGATACTTGCGGTTGATGTCGGTGTCGGAACCCAGGATATCATGTACCATGATACAGGGATCGATAGGATTGAAAACTCCATCAAGATGGTGATGCCCTCACCCACAAGGATACTTGCAGATAAGCTGCGGAACATTGATGAAGATGTTTTCATTGAGGGCCAGACCATGGGCGGCGGCCCTGTTTCCTCTGCAATAAGGGAGCATATAGAAAAGGGACACAGGGTTGTAATGACAGAGGAAGCGGCAAGAACCATCCGGGATGACCTGGAAAGGGTCCGTTCAAGGGGGATAGAAATATCCCCTGAGAACAGGGATGACCTAAGAACAGTCCACTTCACGGATGTTAACCTTGATGCCATAACAGGCGCCCTTGCCTGTTTCGATGTCAGTGCAGAATTTGACATCCTCGGAGTCGCGGTCCAGGACCATGGAGCAGGAGGGGACATGGGGGACCGGAACTTCAGGTTCATGAAGATAAGGGAAAGGCTTTCAGAGCCCCTGAAGCCTGAGGAGTTCTCCTATTATGGTGACGTGCCCGCCCACTTCACGAGGATGAAGTCCATCCAGGACGCGGTTGATCAGCCGGTCCTTATCATGGATTCAAAATTCGCATCGGTGGCAGGAGCCCTCTCAGACCCCTTATTTGACCCGAAAAAACCCGCAGTTATAGTTGACGCTGGAAACGGCCACACCCTCGCTGCAAGTATCATGGACGGAAGAATACATGGAGTTATGGAGCACCACACACGCATGCTCACCAGGGATAAACTTGAGGACTTCATAAACCGGCTTGCGGCGGGAGAACTGACCCACAGGGAGATACATGCTGATGGAGGGCACGGGGCCCATGTACTCGGAGGTGTGGGTGAACCCGAGATGGTTATTACTGCAGGCCCCCAGAGGCACATCCTTGATGAAACATCCCTCAACACCCACCACGCTGCACCTGCAGGTGACGTGATGATGACCGGACCAGTGGGCCTGATAAGGAGCATACTCTACAGGGTGGAATCATGA
- the albA gene encoding DNA-binding protein Alba produces the protein MSEENVVYIGNKPVMNYVLAVVTQMNGGTSEVILKARGRAISRAVDVAEIVRNRFIPDIQIENIDICTEEIIGNEGTATNVSAIEIQLRKD, from the coding sequence ATGTCAGAGGAAAATGTAGTATACATCGGAAACAAGCCTGTAATGAACTATGTTCTAGCCGTAGTGACTCAGATGAACGGTGGGACCAGTGAAGTAATCCTTAAAGCCCGTGGAAGAGCAATAAGCCGGGCTGTTGATGTTGCAGAGATTGTAAGAAACAGGTTCATACCAGATATACAGATAGAGAACATCGATATATGTACAGAGGAAATAATTGGTAACGAGGGAACCGCTACCAATGTTTCAGCGATAGAAATACAGCTCCGCAAGGATTAA
- a CDS encoding outer membrane protein assembly factor BamB family protein produces MKIKNLIMVFMALGMILSPVSAADWTVFHGNLQHTGFAEEPSDFSASTWYLQIGGVKSSPAIFNKVAYIGSIDGKLYAINLETGSVIWSYKTSGAIISSPAVLNGTVFVGSMDGYLYAIETDTGDLKWKFKTGNSIESSPAVTNDTVYVGSDDCRLYAVDIDNGSKEWEFYTGDAVKSSPAPVNGTVYVASSNGKIYAINENGEELWSYTTGDAVQSSPAFWNDTVYVGSDDGTLYALSAGDGSIVWRQSLGNRIRSSPAVDDEENSVFIGSDDGNITSLDTRTGKLKWSIRTGAAVRSTPAIFDSKIAVGSDDGTLYILNKYSGKEEWAYSPGYYLFNSPVSSSPVVYGKTVYFATENGYIYSLNSEKEEGPASVFGYYLAAIIIAVAGVILVVWKVISRRR; encoded by the coding sequence ATGAAAATCAAAAATCTCATAATGGTCTTCATGGCCCTTGGAATGATTCTGAGTCCTGTCTCAGCAGCTGACTGGACGGTCTTTCATGGCAACCTCCAGCACACAGGTTTTGCTGAGGAGCCAAGCGATTTTTCAGCCAGCACATGGTACCTGCAGATTGGTGGCGTGAAATCATCGCCGGCCATCTTCAACAAGGTGGCGTACATCGGTTCCATTGACGGGAAGCTCTACGCCATCAACCTTGAGACCGGAAGTGTTATATGGAGCTATAAGACAAGTGGAGCCATAATTTCATCACCAGCAGTTCTGAATGGCACGGTATTTGTGGGTTCCATGGATGGTTACCTCTACGCCATCGAAACAGATACCGGGGACCTTAAATGGAAGTTCAAGACAGGTAACAGTATAGAGTCCTCACCTGCAGTTACCAATGACACAGTCTATGTTGGCTCAGATGACTGCAGACTCTACGCGGTTGACATCGACAACGGGTCAAAAGAGTGGGAATTCTACACAGGAGATGCTGTTAAATCATCCCCTGCTCCAGTGAACGGGACCGTGTACGTGGCATCATCCAACGGAAAGATATACGCCATCAATGAAAACGGGGAGGAGTTATGGAGCTACACAACAGGTGACGCTGTACAATCATCCCCTGCATTCTGGAACGACACGGTTTACGTGGGATCTGATGACGGAACCCTCTACGCGCTTTCAGCCGGTGATGGGAGCATAGTATGGAGGCAGAGCCTCGGGAACAGGATACGCTCCTCACCAGCCGTGGATGATGAGGAAAACAGTGTATTCATAGGATCCGATGATGGGAACATAACATCCCTGGATACAAGGACCGGGAAACTTAAATGGTCCATCAGGACAGGGGCCGCTGTAAGATCAACCCCTGCAATATTTGACAGCAAGATAGCCGTGGGATCAGATGATGGAACCCTTTACATACTGAACAAGTACAGCGGGAAGGAAGAATGGGCATATTCACCCGGCTACTATCTCTTCAACTCGCCTGTAAGTTCCTCACCCGTGGTGTACGGTAAAACCGTCTACTTTGCAACTGAGAACGGATACATCTACTCACTGAACAGTGAAAAGGAAGAGGGTCCCGCATCAGTATTCGGGTACTACCTGGCAGCCATAATCATTGCAGTCGCAGGAGTCATCCTTGTCGTCTGGAAAGTCATCTCCAGGCGCAGATAA
- a CDS encoding pyridoxamine 5'-phosphate oxidase family protein codes for MILDELSEEDLGELRRFSALTGMPLKDTDLTSTEEVIEFGLELKDIRDSLMKDMGDEELRKYVEEFLRSHNTCTLATCHGSWPRATPIEYTYHDGCLYLISEGGEKFAGLLMNGRVSVAVYEDYTSMNNLAGMQLTGSAEIVHGRDYMAGVLALKGLGTDLIDKLPVDLNIIKVTISRVEFLYSRFRDEGFHVRQTLQFK; via the coding sequence ATGATCCTTGATGAACTCTCAGAGGAAGATCTGGGGGAACTGAGGAGATTTTCCGCTCTTACAGGAATGCCACTCAAGGATACTGACCTCACATCCACGGAGGAGGTCATTGAATTTGGACTTGAACTCAAAGATATACGGGACTCCCTCATGAAGGATATGGGTGATGAGGAACTCAGAAAGTACGTTGAAGAATTTCTAAGATCCCACAACACATGCACCCTTGCAACCTGCCATGGGTCATGGCCAAGGGCAACGCCAATTGAATACACATACCATGATGGCTGCCTCTACCTTATCAGTGAGGGCGGGGAGAAATTCGCGGGGCTCCTGATGAACGGCAGGGTTTCTGTTGCCGTCTACGAGGACTACACCTCCATGAACAACCTTGCAGGAATGCAGCTGACAGGAAGCGCCGAGATTGTTCATGGCAGAGATTATATGGCCGGAGTGCTGGCTTTAAAGGGGTTGGGCACCGATTTAATTGATAAACTTCCCGTGGACCTGAATATCATAAAGGTAACCATCTCAAGGGTTGAATTTCTCTACAGCAGATTCAGAGATGAGGGTTTCCATGTAAGGCAGACACTGCAGTTCAAGTGA
- a CDS encoding PHP domain-containing protein codes for MIKIDPHIHSQYSGDARGTPAEIIRRASSIGLDAVAVADHNTMRGSELAVKEASGSGITVVPAVEISTSGGHIVALGIQEEIPKGLSPGETVDEIHSQAGLAVVPHPFVRYRQGLFVNERNIPVDAIETLNSRYIIGYSNWRSRKFAVERGLTQIGASDAHFVEAVGSCFTYVESDNSADDIIEGIRRGRTMPEGNRTPLPLIIREVINKKVMGRRVI; via the coding sequence ATGATAAAGATAGATCCCCACATACACAGCCAGTACTCGGGTGATGCAAGGGGCACACCCGCAGAGATAATCAGGAGGGCATCCTCCATAGGACTGGATGCTGTTGCAGTAGCGGACCATAACACCATGAGGGGATCCGAACTGGCGGTGAAGGAGGCCAGTGGGTCAGGGATCACGGTGGTGCCTGCAGTGGAGATCAGCACCTCAGGAGGCCATATTGTTGCACTGGGGATACAGGAGGAAATACCCAAGGGATTGAGCCCAGGGGAGACTGTTGATGAGATACACTCCCAGGCCGGCCTTGCGGTTGTACCCCACCCATTCGTCCGTTACAGGCAGGGACTCTTTGTAAATGAGAGGAACATCCCGGTTGATGCCATCGAGACCCTGAACTCACGCTACATAATAGGTTACTCCAACTGGAGATCAAGGAAATTTGCAGTTGAAAGGGGCCTCACACAGATAGGTGCAAGCGACGCACACTTTGTTGAAGCTGTAGGCAGCTGCTTCACCTATGTTGAATCTGATAACAGTGCCGATGACATAATTGAGGGGATAAGGAGGGGCCGGACCATGCCCGAGGGTAACAGGACACCCCTCCCCCTCATTATACGTGAGGTTATCAATAAGAAGGTCATGGGACGGAGGGTTATATGA
- a CDS encoding 2-isopropylmalate synthase: MYIEDVKDQMNLPESVRIFDTTLRDGEQTPGVALTVDEKIGIARKLDKLGVDTIEAGFPAASPGEMNSIGRIVELDLDANTCGLARVLKEDIDAAIDCGVDYIHTFIGTSPLHRRYKLKMSPEEIIEKAVFGVEYAADHGLKVEFSAEDATRTEFDYLLDVYRAAEDAGADIINVPDTVGVMIPRAMNHMVSRLVDELKVPVSVHCHNDFGLAVANSLAAVEAGASQVHATINGLGERAGNAALEEVVMALITRYDLPLPVRTTELVSISEFVSRLTGVRMPPNKAIVGENAFAHEAGIHVHGVLEKAETYEPITPEMVGHKRRIVLGKHTGANALRSKLREYDIEMNEEQFCTLYEQVKRLGDKGKRITDADLRAMAVTILGKAAREIVKLEGIAVMTGESVMPTATVKLRIGDEVKTTSMTGVGPVDAAINAIQSLVSETADIELDEYNIEAITGGTNALAEVFVVMSDGEGNKATGRSTREDIVMASVEAVLDAINKILSLK; this comes from the coding sequence ATGTACATAGAAGATGTTAAGGACCAGATGAACCTACCGGAGTCGGTACGGATATTTGATACAACACTCAGGGATGGTGAACAGACACCTGGAGTGGCCCTCACGGTTGATGAGAAGATAGGCATAGCAAGAAAACTGGATAAGCTGGGTGTTGACACCATAGAGGCAGGGTTCCCTGCAGCCTCTCCAGGGGAGATGAACTCCATAGGGAGGATAGTGGAACTTGACCTTGATGCGAACACCTGTGGTTTGGCAAGGGTGCTCAAGGAGGATATAGACGCGGCAATAGACTGCGGTGTTGACTACATACACACCTTCATAGGCACATCACCCCTCCACCGCAGGTACAAACTCAAAATGTCACCCGAGGAGATAATAGAAAAGGCTGTCTTCGGAGTTGAATATGCCGCCGACCACGGCCTTAAAGTTGAGTTCTCTGCAGAGGATGCCACAAGGACAGAATTTGATTATCTCCTGGATGTTTACAGGGCAGCAGAGGACGCGGGAGCAGACATCATAAACGTGCCCGACACCGTCGGGGTGATGATCCCCAGGGCCATGAACCACATGGTATCCAGACTTGTGGATGAACTGAAGGTCCCGGTAAGCGTCCACTGCCACAACGACTTCGGCCTGGCGGTTGCAAATTCCCTTGCAGCAGTAGAGGCAGGAGCATCACAGGTACATGCAACCATAAACGGCCTCGGGGAACGCGCAGGCAACGCAGCCCTTGAAGAGGTTGTAATGGCACTCATAACCCGCTATGACCTGCCGCTCCCTGTAAGGACAACGGAACTTGTCAGCATATCCGAATTCGTATCAAGGCTCACAGGGGTCAGGATGCCGCCCAACAAGGCCATAGTCGGTGAAAACGCCTTCGCCCACGAGGCAGGAATCCATGTCCACGGAGTCCTGGAGAAGGCAGAGACCTACGAACCCATAACACCCGAGATGGTTGGCCACAAGCGCAGGATAGTCCTCGGAAAACACACAGGCGCAAACGCCCTCAGATCAAAACTAAGGGAATACGACATAGAAATGAACGAGGAACAGTTCTGCACCCTCTATGAACAGGTTAAAAGGCTTGGAGATAAGGGTAAAAGGATAACAGACGCTGACCTGAGGGCGATGGCAGTAACCATCCTTGGAAAGGCGGCAAGGGAGATAGTGAAACTTGAGGGCATAGCCGTCATGACCGGTGAAAGCGTCATGCCAACAGCCACGGTAAAACTCAGGATCGGTGACGAGGTTAAAACAACATCCATGACAGGGGTCGGACCTGTTGATGCAGCCATAAACGCCATACAGAGCCTTGTAAGTGAAACTGCAGACATAGAACTTGATGAATATAACATCGAGGCCATAACAGGGGGTACAAATGCCCTGGCAGAGGTCTTTGTTGTCATGAGCGACGGGGAAGGTAACAAGGCAACAGGAAGATCCACAAGGGAGGACATCGTCATGGCAAGTGTAGAGGCTGTTCTTGACGCCATAAACAAAATCCTGAGCCTTAAATAG
- a CDS encoding TrpB-like pyridoxal phosphate-dependent enzyme, which translates to MMHKIVLDEKEIPKKWYNINPDLPSPLPSPKNPEGGENIENLPKVFSKGVLEQEMSMERWIKIPRAVRKVYKMIGRPTPLFRAKDLEEMLDTPAKIFYKREDYSPTGSHKLNTAIAQAYYAKEDGAERLTTETGAGQWGTALSLACSLMELECKVYMVRVSFNQKPFRKTIMQLYGGEVVPSPSNHTEFGRKILSEDPEHPGSLGIAISEAMEEALQYDNVYYSLGSVLNHVLLHQTVIGLETKKQLEIAGETPDIMIGCVGGGSNFGGAVFPFIKDKLDGKLDCEFIAAEPRSCPTLTQGDYRYDFGDTAGMTPLLKMYTLGHDFVPPSVHAGGLRYHGMAPQVALLAKEGIVNARAVPQHEIFESGVKFAKAEGVVPAPETCHAISVAIEEARKCKKTGEEKTIVISFSGHGLLDLKGYGDYLEGKI; encoded by the coding sequence ATTATGCACAAGATAGTCCTTGATGAAAAGGAGATACCGAAAAAATGGTACAACATCAACCCTGACCTGCCCTCACCGCTGCCCTCACCAAAAAACCCTGAAGGCGGAGAAAACATTGAAAACCTCCCTAAGGTTTTTTCAAAGGGTGTTCTTGAGCAGGAAATGTCCATGGAAAGATGGATAAAGATACCCAGGGCTGTTAGAAAGGTTTATAAAATGATAGGAAGGCCCACCCCCCTCTTCAGGGCGAAGGACCTTGAAGAAATGCTTGACACTCCTGCAAAGATATTCTACAAGAGGGAAGACTACTCTCCAACAGGAAGCCACAAGCTGAACACCGCAATCGCCCAGGCATACTATGCAAAGGAGGACGGTGCGGAAAGACTCACAACCGAAACAGGGGCCGGTCAGTGGGGTACGGCCCTCTCACTTGCATGCTCCCTCATGGAACTTGAATGCAAGGTCTACATGGTAAGGGTGTCCTTCAATCAGAAGCCCTTCAGGAAAACAATAATGCAGCTCTACGGCGGAGAGGTTGTACCTTCCCCGAGCAACCATACAGAATTCGGGCGGAAGATACTTTCAGAGGACCCTGAACACCCCGGATCACTGGGCATAGCAATATCAGAGGCCATGGAGGAGGCGCTCCAGTATGATAACGTGTACTACTCCCTTGGAAGTGTGCTGAACCATGTTCTCCTTCATCAAACAGTAATAGGCCTTGAAACAAAGAAACAGCTTGAAATAGCCGGTGAAACGCCCGACATCATGATTGGATGTGTTGGTGGTGGCAGCAACTTTGGCGGGGCGGTATTCCCCTTCATAAAGGATAAGCTCGATGGTAAGCTTGACTGTGAGTTCATCGCAGCAGAGCCCAGATCCTGCCCCACCCTCACACAGGGCGACTACCGATATGACTTCGGTGACACCGCGGGCATGACGCCGCTTCTCAAGATGTACACCCTTGGACATGACTTCGTACCGCCATCTGTCCATGCAGGTGGACTCAGGTACCATGGTATGGCCCCCCAGGTGGCGCTCCTTGCCAAGGAGGGTATTGTAAATGCAAGGGCGGTTCCACAGCATGAGATATTTGAAAGCGGAGTCAAATTTGCAAAGGCCGAGGGAGTTGTCCCTGCCCCTGAGACCTGCCACGCCATCAGTGTGGCCATCGAAGAGGCCA